One part of the Sesamum indicum cultivar Zhongzhi No. 13 linkage group LG14, S_indicum_v1.0, whole genome shotgun sequence genome encodes these proteins:
- the LOC105176946 gene encoding ATG8-interacting protein 1 isoform X3, giving the protein MADNEEGGEAAPRGNEWEVVSLTASAYAAAPGPQQVESINDNQDDGGKSALKDEENVSIRELMTDEFPGIQIFDDKGNRLSASGAYFEKDVVFDKEKNIYNTTEFSSFHCESTIPKSDTVEEGGETDYSLVPEDHGLDSGVSNFQKPDEGEKYDAGGLPCEAWWKRRAVSLYAHAKEANTFWSIFVAAAVMGLVIIGHHWQQERWQVLHLKWQFGISDERMGRVLGPISRFKDVIVGGHRRGSLVRGSTSTER; this is encoded by the exons ATGGCGGATAATGAAGAGGGTGGGGAAGCTGCTCCCAGAGGAAATGAGTGGGAAGTTGTATCACTCACTGCATCAGCATATGCTGCTGCACCTGGTCCTCAACAGGTTGAGTCAATCAATGATAACCAGG ATGACGGGGGTAAATCGGCTTTGAAGGATGAAGAAAATGTAAGTATCAGAGAGTTGATGACGGATGAGTTTCCTGGAATTCAGATTTTTGATGACAAAGGTAACAGGTTATCAGCTTCCGGTGCATACTTTGAAAAAGATGTGGTATTTGACAAGGAGAAGAACATTTACAACACTACAGAATTTAGTTCGTTCCATTGCGAATCAACCATTCCCAAGTCTGATACTGTTGAGGAGGGTGGGGAGACTGATTATTCTCTTGTACCTGAAGACCATGGCTTGGATTCTGGCGTGTCAAATTTCCAGAAGCCTGATGAGGGGGAAAAGTACGATGCTGGTGGCCTTCCTTGCGAAGCTTGGTGGAAAAGACGGGCTGTTTCTCTGTATGCCCACGCAAAAGAGGCAAATACGTTTTGGTCTATTTTCGTTGCTGCAGCTGTTATGGGGCTTGTAATTATCGGTCACCACTGGCAGCAAGAAAGGTGGCAGGTTTTGCACCTCAAGTGGCAGTTTGGTATTAGTGATGAG AGGATGGGCAGGGTGCTTGGTCCCATATCTCGATTTAAAGATGTGATTGTTGGTGGCCACCGACGGGGTTCACTTGTTCGGGGCAGCACCTCCACAGAACGTTAA
- the LOC105176946 gene encoding ATG8-interacting protein 1 isoform X1 produces MADNEEGGEAAPRGNEWEVVSLTASAYAAAPGPQQVESINDNQGKLGGENDAETSNAMFMSGHFVFPPSQHENLPLAPEKSEIREEKGGEYDVSQLISDDGGKSALKDEENVSIRELMTDEFPGIQIFDDKGNRLSASGAYFEKDVVFDKEKNIYNTTEFSSFHCESTIPKSDTVEEGGETDYSLVPEDHGLDSGVSNFQKPDEGEKYDAGGLPCEAWWKRRAVSLYAHAKEANTFWSIFVAAAVMGLVIIGHHWQQERWQVLHLKWQFGISDERMGRVLGPISRFKDVIVGGHRRGSLVRGSTSTER; encoded by the exons ATGGCGGATAATGAAGAGGGTGGGGAAGCTGCTCCCAGAGGAAATGAGTGGGAAGTTGTATCACTCACTGCATCAGCATATGCTGCTGCACCTGGTCCTCAACAGGTTGAGTCAATCAATGATAACCAGGGTAAGTTAGGTGGAGAGAATGATGCTGAAACTTCTAATGCTATGTTTATGTCTGGTCATTTTGTCTTCCCTCCAAGTCAGCATGAGAATTTGCCATTGGCACCTGAAAAAAGTGAGATACGCGAAGAAAAGGGTGGTGAGTATGATGTTTCTCAGTTAATTTCAGATGACGGGGGTAAATCGGCTTTGAAGGATGAAGAAAATGTAAGTATCAGAGAGTTGATGACGGATGAGTTTCCTGGAATTCAGATTTTTGATGACAAAGGTAACAGGTTATCAGCTTCCGGTGCATACTTTGAAAAAGATGTGGTATTTGACAAGGAGAAGAACATTTACAACACTACAGAATTTAGTTCGTTCCATTGCGAATCAACCATTCCCAAGTCTGATACTGTTGAGGAGGGTGGGGAGACTGATTATTCTCTTGTACCTGAAGACCATGGCTTGGATTCTGGCGTGTCAAATTTCCAGAAGCCTGATGAGGGGGAAAAGTACGATGCTGGTGGCCTTCCTTGCGAAGCTTGGTGGAAAAGACGGGCTGTTTCTCTGTATGCCCACGCAAAAGAGGCAAATACGTTTTGGTCTATTTTCGTTGCTGCAGCTGTTATGGGGCTTGTAATTATCGGTCACCACTGGCAGCAAGAAAGGTGGCAGGTTTTGCACCTCAAGTGGCAGTTTGGTATTAGTGATGAG AGGATGGGCAGGGTGCTTGGTCCCATATCTCGATTTAAAGATGTGATTGTTGGTGGCCACCGACGGGGTTCACTTGTTCGGGGCAGCACCTCCACAGAACGTTAA
- the LOC105176946 gene encoding ATG8-interacting protein 1 isoform X4, translating into MADNEEGGEAAPRGNEWEVVSLTASAYAAAPGPQQVESINDNQDDGGKSALKDEENVSIRELMTDEFPGIQIFDDKEFSSFHCESTIPKSDTVEEGGETDYSLVPEDHGLDSGVSNFQKPDEGEKYDAGGLPCEAWWKRRAVSLYAHAKEANTFWSIFVAAAVMGLVIIGHHWQQERWQVLHLKWQFGISDERMGRVLGPISRFKDVIVGGHRRGSLVRGSTSTER; encoded by the exons ATGGCGGATAATGAAGAGGGTGGGGAAGCTGCTCCCAGAGGAAATGAGTGGGAAGTTGTATCACTCACTGCATCAGCATATGCTGCTGCACCTGGTCCTCAACAGGTTGAGTCAATCAATGATAACCAGG ATGACGGGGGTAAATCGGCTTTGAAGGATGAAGAAAATGTAAGTATCAGAGAGTTGATGACGGATGAGTTTCCTGGAATTCAGATTTTTGATGACAAAG AATTTAGTTCGTTCCATTGCGAATCAACCATTCCCAAGTCTGATACTGTTGAGGAGGGTGGGGAGACTGATTATTCTCTTGTACCTGAAGACCATGGCTTGGATTCTGGCGTGTCAAATTTCCAGAAGCCTGATGAGGGGGAAAAGTACGATGCTGGTGGCCTTCCTTGCGAAGCTTGGTGGAAAAGACGGGCTGTTTCTCTGTATGCCCACGCAAAAGAGGCAAATACGTTTTGGTCTATTTTCGTTGCTGCAGCTGTTATGGGGCTTGTAATTATCGGTCACCACTGGCAGCAAGAAAGGTGGCAGGTTTTGCACCTCAAGTGGCAGTTTGGTATTAGTGATGAG AGGATGGGCAGGGTGCTTGGTCCCATATCTCGATTTAAAGATGTGATTGTTGGTGGCCACCGACGGGGTTCACTTGTTCGGGGCAGCACCTCCACAGAACGTTAA
- the LOC105176946 gene encoding ATG8-interacting protein 1 isoform X2, producing the protein MADNEEGGEAAPRGNEWEVVSLTASAYAAAPGPQQVESINDNQGKLGGENDAETSNAMFMSGHFVFPPSQHENLPLAPEKSEIREEKGGEYDVSQLISDDGGKSALKDEENVSIRELMTDEFPGIQIFDDKEFSSFHCESTIPKSDTVEEGGETDYSLVPEDHGLDSGVSNFQKPDEGEKYDAGGLPCEAWWKRRAVSLYAHAKEANTFWSIFVAAAVMGLVIIGHHWQQERWQVLHLKWQFGISDERMGRVLGPISRFKDVIVGGHRRGSLVRGSTSTER; encoded by the exons ATGGCGGATAATGAAGAGGGTGGGGAAGCTGCTCCCAGAGGAAATGAGTGGGAAGTTGTATCACTCACTGCATCAGCATATGCTGCTGCACCTGGTCCTCAACAGGTTGAGTCAATCAATGATAACCAGGGTAAGTTAGGTGGAGAGAATGATGCTGAAACTTCTAATGCTATGTTTATGTCTGGTCATTTTGTCTTCCCTCCAAGTCAGCATGAGAATTTGCCATTGGCACCTGAAAAAAGTGAGATACGCGAAGAAAAGGGTGGTGAGTATGATGTTTCTCAGTTAATTTCAGATGACGGGGGTAAATCGGCTTTGAAGGATGAAGAAAATGTAAGTATCAGAGAGTTGATGACGGATGAGTTTCCTGGAATTCAGATTTTTGATGACAAAG AATTTAGTTCGTTCCATTGCGAATCAACCATTCCCAAGTCTGATACTGTTGAGGAGGGTGGGGAGACTGATTATTCTCTTGTACCTGAAGACCATGGCTTGGATTCTGGCGTGTCAAATTTCCAGAAGCCTGATGAGGGGGAAAAGTACGATGCTGGTGGCCTTCCTTGCGAAGCTTGGTGGAAAAGACGGGCTGTTTCTCTGTATGCCCACGCAAAAGAGGCAAATACGTTTTGGTCTATTTTCGTTGCTGCAGCTGTTATGGGGCTTGTAATTATCGGTCACCACTGGCAGCAAGAAAGGTGGCAGGTTTTGCACCTCAAGTGGCAGTTTGGTATTAGTGATGAG AGGATGGGCAGGGTGCTTGGTCCCATATCTCGATTTAAAGATGTGATTGTTGGTGGCCACCGACGGGGTTCACTTGTTCGGGGCAGCACCTCCACAGAACGTTAA